The DNA segment CATGCTCAATGATtttgtacccttattaggggcattgaggcttgcccctttataaGCTAGCCCACTGACGAACTTCCCGGTTATCCGACCCCTAGCCCACCTTTGATCACATATCTCGAACACTGCCACTACTACCCCCTCCTCGACACCTGCTGTCAGCTCAGTTCATTCAAGGCACCAAACCAGGTCATTACCCAATTATCAGAAAACCGTCCTTCCTCTTCCAACATCCTCCACTCCATCTCATACATGTTCTTCGTTTCACCTTCCCTATGGTTAATGGTTATTGTTCATCTATCCACAGCTTACTCGGcatcaccacctcttcctcccgaTACCTACACCTCGCTCTACCCATCGCATCAGACAATCCAAAGTTCCACCCCGTCATCTGCCGCATCCTCTCCTacaactccctcttcctttactcttCAAGAGGActatcctcttttctccctctcacaagACGACCTTCATTTCTCAGACCTCCACAATCTCCCTTTCAGAAACTCTGACATTTAAAAATAGTTGATGACCCAAGAAATCATGCTTATCCCTCAAgcaccctctcattccctttacaCTCAAAAGTGACCGacatctatccatcctcctcttcatgtTCCCCTTCCACTCTTAATACGAAGTAACAATGGAATGAACTCGTCAAAGTTTAAATAATAGCCAGTCTAATTTGTCTTTCGGGCAATGTTTACCACTGTTTATTAATTTTCTACACAACTTGAACACCCTTCCAGTTTAAATGTTGCCGTTTAGCTCAAAAGTACTCAAAAACAGTCACGGAACGAGACGAGGAAAGGGTGAAGTATAGTTGATAGAATTATTAAATAATCATCATATAGACATAATAAAATATTTCATATGAATTACAATTATAGATTAAGAATATACAATCCTTTGATTAGTCTGAGATATTATTTGGTAACATTTCATTCACTTCTTCCAGTAATGCATATGCCTCCTTGTGAGATCCATGTTCTTTCTCCAAGAGCTCCATGATCTTTCTAAGGCACTTTGCTTGAAGCTTGCCTACCACGTCTACAAACACATTTATCTCCCCAACAAAGCTTTCGTAATTCCTAGATTTTATAGTGGTCGATTTCCGCACAAGATTAAGTTGCATAAGGTGTTGCTCGCGCTTCACAACTGCAACAAGGCGCTGAAGACTGAAACTCGCTTCGACGAATTCTTCCGTCACTATAAGGAAATTATCAGCTTCTGGGGCCAAGTCTACGTTGTTTATTGGGACAGTTTGGACGGGGCCGTTTTCGCTGTGCACTGGGTTGCCGGCGTCGTCAACCTGCAGTTTCCGCTTGTGGGTGTCATCGCTCTCTAGGGAGCGCAAGTCTTCATCTGCCGTCTCCATGAAAACGCCAGTCGTCTCGACTTTAAGAGTCTTCTCTCCCGAGTCGAGGCCGATGTTGTTGGCAGAATTATCAACAACAGTTGCAGGGGAGTCATTCAAGTCTTTCGGGGGTATCGAGTTCCCTTCCACATCAACTAGCATGTTTGTAGCTACGGAGGTTTTCTTGTGCTCGCCAACCTTTTTCATAGTTAGAAGCTTACCTTTGTCGTCAGCCAACAGGTAATCTTCCTCATCAACAACGTTTACTTCAGACGATGATCGTCGAACTCTAGCAGTGTTAGTGCCATCCACAGCAAGCCGGACCTCGCCTGCCATCGTGACCACCACCTCTTCGTCATCGAGCAATGTTACAGGCGTTCCTTCTAAGTTTGTGAGAGTTACCGTGTTGCCCTCGCCATTGACAAGGACATTTACTGCAACTTTCTGTGCTTTCTTCCTTTCGGTCATTAACCTCAATTTTTTTCCATTCAAGTCTGTCAGGATGCTACCGGAAGTATCCACTAACACTTCACTGCCATCGTCCATATCCACTACCATGGCTCTGTTGGTATTTTTCACTAGTTGAACATCTCCATCTCTCACGGCTACGTCGTTACCCTGTCCATTAACAACGGTAATAGGAGAACCTTTCACACTCAATAACTGAACAGTGTTGTTGGTTCCATCTACAATAACGTTGGTTACTTGTGTTGAAACAATTTCTCTTGTGGGGACAAACAGAAGAGCATTTCCTTCACTATCGACAATGATGTTCCCATTTTCATCGGCAAGCCGTTTTCCTTCATCAGTTTCAACAATGAAAGCTGTTGCAGACTCCGTTACCATCATGATTTCTCCAGCCACAGTCTTCACGCTATTACCCTTTCCATCATCCAGTGTTACTGGAATCCCGTGGACGTCAGTTAGAGTCACTGTATTGTCATGAGAATCCATGATCCCGTGGCTTTCACTGGGTAAATAGGGTCTCCGCCTAGATGAATGTTCAGGTACAAGGGTGACCGGTGAACCATTTTCATCGACCACTAGTTCTCCTGTAGCTTTCTTTAGAACCATCATCGCGTTCTCAAATAGAACGGTAACTTTGAAATcctctattatcatatttttatttccaGGTTTAACGGAAActacattatcactatcgtcgATAACTGTGACTGGAGAGCCATTTGTGCTCAACAAGTTTACGGTGTTGCCATCTCCATCCACCAAGACGTTTGTGGAAATCTCACTGTACTGTCGCGTGTTCACGGATGTGGCCTTCAGCAGCATTCCATCTTCATCTGCTAAGGCCTCGCCATTCTGCAAGAGAAGTTCTTCCCCTGAGGAGCTCTTCATAACAGAAACCGTTTCCTGAGATACCTCCAAATCCGAGACTCCTCCATTAAGCGCGAGTTCATTTCCATTAGAATCACAAACATGTACAGGTGTACCGTCACTCGCTACTAAATTAACTGGCTTGTGCTTTCCATCGGCAATACTGTAGACTGCTGGCAATGGCTGTGTGTTTCTTGCCGGCTTAACAGTTAAGGGTGAACCCATTTCATCCAGCAGAATTCTGTTATTTTCATCCCGGACTGCAGGTCTACCTTCAACAAACTCTACTGTAGCCAGTGAGGATTCCCCGATATTTAAAATATGATCACCGGCCACAACATCAATTTTGTTGCCTgatatatctactatatctaaGTCGACATGGGAGGCATTGACTAATGTCACCGTTATATCGTTTCCATCAACGATAGCATTCGCCGACGACAGCGATCTTCGTCGTCGAACATACAAGGAATTTTCTTCCGCAGAAGCCTCATAGGAGGTTTCAGCA comes from the Penaeus vannamei isolate JL-2024 unplaced genomic scaffold, ASM4276789v1 unanchor624, whole genome shotgun sequence genome and includes:
- the LOC113806493 gene encoding uncharacterized protein (The sequence of the model RefSeq protein was modified relative to this genomic sequence to represent the inferred CDS: added 12 bases not found in genome assembly), with the protein product MNARLMLAAAAVFVARGTPLPAYEYSCIHYCESLYGPEVRPYCCRMARVFLEEEREDGEDSRNSEYRPIVEKTLSVNECPPVRSFCPRAGHYVVPLVCSNDRVCTSPDKCCYDACLDTNICKTAVKRYRRSFPDQSDSDDLGAAKVSSVILTEGGNPVSVVVDGGGNPVTLVEGDAVTIVATVNIQNLTYLSESDSVTSKKRKRAIVAESERVSSNVILSPVDAVSIIKNRYGNVIVNEDKPLILVQRERGPTIILNDSGLKVIAGHDPSEGDVLGVVTPTTVPYLEVHSHHPPSSDPEKDPIRVLVKSDGNPVTLVDGDGPLHVQNADGVSFVADVPEVAATETPGVHVLPVTVTDHKNKIDHLTVDSAGNLSKVKDGSGVLTVSKTAETSYEASAEENSLYVRRRRSLSSANAIVDGNDITVTLVNASHVDLDIVDISGNKIDVVAGDHILNIGESSLATVEFVEGRPAVRDENNRILLDEMGSPLTVKPARNTQPLPAVYSIADGKHKPVNLVASDGTPVHVCDSNGNELALNGGVSDLEVSQETVSVMKSSSGEELLLQNGEALADEDGMLLKATSVNTRQYSEISTNVLVDGDGNTVNLLSTNGSPVTVIDDSDNVVSVKPGNKNMIIEDFKVTVLFENAMMVLKKATGELVVDENGSPVTLVPEHSSRRRPYLPSESHGIMDSHDNTVTLTDVHGIPVTLDDGKGNSVKTVAGEIMMVTESATAFIVETDEGKRLADENGNIIVDSEGNALLFVPTREIVSTQVTNVIVDGTNNTVQLLSVKGSPITVVNGQGNDVAVRDGDVQLVKNTNRAMVVDMDDGSEVLVDTSGSILTDLNGKKLRLMTERKKAQKVAVNVLVNGEGNTVTLTNLEGTPVTLLDDEEVVVTMAGEVRLAVDGTNTARVRRSSSEVNVVDEEDYLLADDKGKLLTMKKVGEHKKTSVATNMLVDVEGNSIPPKDLNDSPATVVDNSANNIGLDSGEKTLKVETTGVFMETADEDLRSLESDDTHKRKLQVDDAGNPVHSENGPVQTVPINNVDLAPEADNFLIVTEEFVEASFSLQRLVAVVKREQHLMQLNLVRKSTTIKSRNYESFVGEINVFVDVVGKLQAKCLRKIMELLEKEHGSHKEAYALLEEVNEMLPNNISD